The Thalassophryne amazonica chromosome 8, fThaAma1.1, whole genome shotgun sequence genome includes a window with the following:
- the LOC117515673 gene encoding Hermansky-Pudlak syndrome 5 protein homolog, with the protein MAETCRSHGYWIGYLYLCRELQHRKEAFSTICQLDDLTLLEEPYGVEPQTLDEWKLLIQLSQQCNSEVEQVTGVNGNGLTNGSADCDQKVNPENLTLRLAQTAGPDRALAVLEECGVQMPLSPNSRLVVSCLE; encoded by the exons ATGGCAGAAACTTGTCGCAGTCACGG CTACTGGATTGGATACCTTTACCTCTGCCGTGAGCTTCAACATCGCAAAGAGGCATTCTCTACCATCTGTCAGCTGGATGACCTCACCCTACTAGAAGAACCTTATG GTGTTGAGCCTCAGACCTTGGATGAGTGGAAGCTCCTGATCCAGTTGTCTCAGCAGTGTAACAGCGAGGTAGAGCAAGTTACAGGTGTGAATGGGAACGGGCTGACAAACGGCTCAGCAGATTGTGATCAAAAGGTCAACCCTGAGAACCTGACTCTGAGACTGGCTCAAACAGCCGGTCCTGACCGTGCACTGGCTGTGTTGGAAGAGTGCGGTGTGCAGATGCCACTTTCACCAAACTCCAGACTGGTTGTGAGCTGCTTAGAGTAG